The Brachionichthys hirsutus isolate HB-005 chromosome 1, CSIRO-AGI_Bhir_v1, whole genome shotgun sequence genome has a window encoding:
- the map1aa gene encoding microtubule-associated protein 1A, with protein sequence MEMEKGSASTSGTVTMEISAAASAEPEESPPPTRVATQHANCRMLIVIGEIGTRHHLDAARRQITHGLLSWNVDPAVCDLDKELQLFETRHTAQFSSEVKGQRILRYQSDALQTAVLVNPSEESGVAEIRSLITDASGQKLLILSGQSSERGGDILLRGGAFTWQHFSDIISSPEVIERLSKASSEQLSRLTVCCQGDGGWSALGQQFLQNLEYRLNPEPHLPKMDGVTEFTDYISETVDVPSSFDLLEPPTSGGFLKLSKPCCYIFPGGRGDSALFAVNGFNILVDGGSERKSCFWKLVRHLDRIDSVLLTHIGADNLPGINGLFQRKIAEQEEEHNQGSGSSSNGEWMRNLISPELGIVFFNVPEKLRMPESTLKVKRSIEEASLALQYLSKLGITPEPLHRVVSNTIEPITLFHKLGVGKLDMYVLNPVKESKEMQFLMQKWAGNSKAKTGITMSNGKEGEISVPYLTSVAALIVWMPHRPTEKIVRVLFPGNAPQTKIFEGLEKMKHLDFLRYPVATQKDMSSGAPPPVVKQTKTRPRADSKESLKSSPKPHSKSAKKDTSGREDETKGDGAKENKVEKKEEKKLKGESLKATKQQRNSEAAPPSEKKKMSKEKTSKQDRVSKMDEKKDKEKKEIKKEKREVKKDENIRKEEKKGGKVKEDKKKDTSKPELRKIAKPDLKPLTPEVRKTLHKAKTHVKPKTDKNKAIKEEANKKTPVPKNIPEEVAAAALADRSIVSSPEDLTEDFEVLKQEEMSKVKSVPIQNDVMSGHSLFTDTKMSSLVFPEEKVQPTAAETKPSPPKSPLQWDSKDKGASGQVAAAATKGAGDGFERKYEEETMEKYDRKDSSKKSDSSEEDGDVIEKAEFEGTEDDKVLKYKMERAGREWDTKPSGQKPSSLSGSAAAAASDPFSFIQDETIPVYSETEQTISDEESHEETEERIPQLRYNVASNDVSVPDVPGTFDSMHGMKEMKSSAMSAPGVKPRVFPGGHEPEPAPYPAIVHAPLAEEEHISSATSITEYDKLSSFATSVAEDQSAASTMAPQTEGCGRSALLIDPTHSIPLRGETIQGKDYLHSAGTISPTSSLEDDKCFKSPSSDEYQPSIPEMEAESKIRPVHEEEDDEEDDDEDQTPNVDIPLGKLQEGYEHASAMFSPPPYSTDRHSPTKVVREGHDLFMTKAGSPPPSFSTGFESHSRQDSEERCLSPDDSTVKLASPPHSVRTSGGYSPTDEKPFRTEAVADDKASSQKTDKPIAVSDNASLIGLPGDKTPSEASEGSPEDSEEEEERYAKEDLQPTIKAKLMEAKEGCFLDEDYAFESKPAEIETAPKGSDMTRVSFNQGDKPKPQIMYSDDEEEDEDEREDEVLSGVESKPSSTEQSNAGLECESPEKEDVDAKESEKSVHFSLFDFPEKEGKEKAAYIRQDTPYVHGKTFSYSDIYDSKTSSVDSDSYQQESGGQTAKDGEGRERQSPIRDTVSEKEGFAYGEESSASSWLDSKSTAHPPAIEKEVEGRTSEDGTGSPSDDRLQASSRLDGQSDTKTRISPSSVYTEKGARLEVDMTKLTARDEEDYDDVDEEDEMEDDEEEEEEEDDGAVDSDIEKGAIEMSEKGVKSPMSERLLSDEPEWMVARGGHGFEREGTPSLKENESKPITKTEDSSKTDSGKTVDVGAAGSAALPSALECSHGRGGKESSFSSQVTDKSRDDVTLKSEESYYRNDSADQTPDHPSKEAADTSFQLTTAAAAPGYSSSSAYSYSSSTSGSRSTSRQFGEELETPAEPLFEYSSFKDEHPSVTECPFSSGAAPMDDYLEVSEKRTTAGTAVESGSSLAPFSPMSPFEEMKSFTSLSSTAFAKDTKEQGTSLGGDKSPKMECFYKPKWPEGSKVDPAVGFGALAGPFSESADKEAASAALFGVTSSPRPDIEGKHYFEETDSSEEEDEDAYMCETTRKSPSGVLPGGVSTASGVLPDVLGPYVPSPPLAGQPDTANGPTEVSPRSPLLSGAAASGESSGPAKVESREGTTGHKGAYGWEVSKPQIGMVPGDSPPHYRHDDEFEEEREMEPEHPPRPLSLTSPGQPLCTPFYTEECSQGGQYDEDDEDEDDSDQDLAGDDPAGASYISRTSPGYSSSSEGRQRQHDLSPSFINPITRHFSSDEDEDEEEGCRSDQSQGDERNSSIKRGASQSTRHHEPQSGSAPPAGGVSAALGLATEDTPPTSVSESLASQSDSDLLPGTEEYPPAAGGGGVDSDEEVDYLPCDKLTATRAGSHRDPPPAPAVDPPPPPPRPDVCMVDPESLDQVSVKKELKAKGFKKGLGKTKSSSPARRKRSPMPAKRAASPRSASLKKKEADKSSRTSRLSDGQGSKDDDLSRSSYNPGKSLVNGVKSSSGPQKSGSSAAPGLPIYVDLAYVPNHCSAKNVDQEFFKRIRAAYYVASGNDGAGGEPSRAVLDALLEGKAQWGSNLQVTLIPTHDTEVTRDWYQQTHERQQELNVMVLASSSTVVMQDESFPACKIEF encoded by the exons GACGCCCTCCAGACGGCGGTGTTGGTGAACCCATCGGAGGAGAGTGGCGTTGCGGAG ATCCGCTCTCTGATCACCGATGCTTCCGGGCAGAAGTTGCTGATCCTGAGCGGCCAGAGCTCTGAACGCGGAGGCGACATCCTGCTACGAGGTGGAGCCTTCACCTGGCAGCACTTCTCTGACATCATCTCCAGCCCTGAG GTGATTGAACGCCTGTCCAAGGCCTCATCAGAGCAGCTTTCCAGGCTCACAGTTTGCTGTCAGGGAGACGGGGGCTGGAGCGCCCTTGGCCAGCAGTTCCTCCAAAATCTGGAATACCGCCTAAACCCTGAACCCCACCTCCCCAAGATGGACGGAGTAACAGAATTCACCGACTACATCTCAGAGACAGTGGACGTGCCGTCGTCCTTTGACCTTCTGGAGCCCCCGACCTCTGGAGGATTTCTAAAGCTGTCCAAACCATGCTGCTACATCTTCCCCGGAGGCAGGGGGGACTCTGCTCTGTTTGCCGTCAATGGGTTCAACATCCTGGTGGACGGAGGGTCTGAACGGAAGTCTTGCTTCTGGAAGCTGGTCCGCCATCTGGACAGGATCGACTCCGTCCTGCTCACCCACATCGGTGCCGACAACCTCCCCGGCATCAACGGCTTGTTCCAAAGAAAGATTgccgagcaggaggaggagcataaCCAGGGATCCGGCTCCAGCAGTAACGGCGAGTGGATGAGGAACTTAATCTCCCCCGAGCTTggaattgtattttttaacGTCCCTGAAAAGCTCCGGATGCCCGAGTCCACACTGAAGGTGAAGAGAAGCATTGAGGAAGCGTCTCTCGCATTGCAGTACCTGAGCAAGCTTGGCATCACACCGGAGCCCCTTCACAGGGTGGTCAGCAACACCATCGAGCCCATCACACTGTTCCACAAACTCGGCGTGGGGAAGTTGGACATGTACGTCTTGAATCCTGTAAAAGAGAGCAAAGAGATGCAGTTCCTCATGCAGAAGTGGGCTGGAAACAGCAAAGCCAAGACGGGGATCACGATGTCCAACGGAAAAGAAGGGGAGATATCCGTTCCCTATTTGACATCCGTTGCCGCTCTCATCGTTTGGATGCCTCACCGTCCAACAGAAAAGATAGTGAGGGTGCTCTTCCCTGGAAATGCACCTCAGACTAAAATCTTTGAAGGCCTTGAGAAGATGAAGCACCTCGACTTCCTGCGTTACCCAGTGGCAACCCAAAAAGACATGTCCTCCGGCGCGCCTCCACCCGTCGTCAAACAGACGAAAACGAGGCCAAGAGCTGACAGCAAAGAGAGCCTCAAGTCTTCGCCCAAGCCACATTCTAAATCGGCGAAGAAAGACACCAGCGGACGGGAGGACGAGACCAAAGGCGACGGCGCTAAAGAGAATAAagtagaaaagaaagaagagaagaaactcAAAGGCGAAAGTCTGAAAGCAACCAAGCAGCAGAGGAACAGCGAGGCGGCCCCCCcgtcagagaaaaagaaaatgtccaaGGAAAAAACTTCCAAGCAGGACAGAGTGTCCAAAATGGacgaaaagaaagacaaagagaagaaggaaatcaAGAAAGAGAAGCGTGAGGTAAAAAAGGACGAGAAcataagaaaagaagagaaaaaaggaggCAAAGTGAAGGAGGACAAAAAGAAGGACACAAGTAAACCGGAACTGAGAAAAATAGCGAAGCCTGACCTGAAGCCGCTCACCCCCGAAGTGAGGAAAACTCTGCACAAGGCCAAGACTCACGTTAAACCCAAGACGGACAAGAATAAAGCCATTAAAGAGGAAGCCAATAAGAAGACGCCGGTCCCAAAGAACATTCCTGAAGAGGTCGCGGCCGCAGCTTTGGCCGACAGGTCCATTGTGTCCTCTCCAGAGGACCTCACCGAGGACTTTGAGGTTCTGAAGCAAGAGGAGATGTCGAAGGTCAAGAGCGTAccgatccagaatgatgtgATGTCTGGGCATTCGTTGTTCACAGACACTAAAATGTCTTCCTTAGTTTTCCCTGAAGAGAAAGTCCAACCTACAGCCGCTGAGACAAAACCCTCCCCACCCAAATCCCCGCTCCAATGGGACAGCAAAGACAAGGGCGCATCGGGACAGGTTGCAGCCGCTGCAACGAAGGGAGCGGGCGATGGCTTCGAAAGGAAGTACGAAGAGGAGACAATGGAGAAGTACGACAGAAAAGACAGCTCGAAGAAGAGTGACAGCTCGGAGGAGGACGGGGACGTCATTGAAAAAGCTGAATTTGAAGGAACCGAAGACGACAAGGTCCTGAAATATAAAATGGAAAGAGCTGGAAGGGAGTGGGACACCAAGCCCAGTGGACAGAAACCCTCGTCTCTGTCtggctccgccgccgccgccgcctcggaCCCGTTTTCCTTCATCCAAGACGAGACCATTCCCGTCTACTCCGAGACCGAGCAGACCATCTCTGACGAGGAGAGCCACGAGGAAACGGAAGAGAGGATCCCACAGCTGCGCTACAACGTGGCCTCCAATGACGTCTCTGTCCCCGATGTCCCCGGAACCTTTGACTCCATGCACGGcatgaaagagatgaagagCTCTGCCATGTCTGCTCCGGGGGTCAAACCCAGAGTCTTCCCGGGAGGTCATGAGCCTGAGCCCGCACCGTACCCTGCTATCGTTCATGCTCCTCTTGCAGAGGAGGAGCACATCTCCTCGGCGACGTCCATCACCGAATACGACAAGCTCTCGTCCTTCGCCACATCTGTAGCCGAGGACCAGTCGGCGGCTTCTACGATGGCGCCTCAGACGGAGGGCTGTGGGCGGAGCGCCCTGCTGATTGACCCCACCCACAGCATCCCGTTACGTGGTGAGACCATCCAGGGGAAGGACTACCTCCACTCGGCAGGAACCATCTCACCCACCTCGTCGCTGGAGGACGACAAATGCTTCAAGTCTCCCTCGTCCGACGAATACCAACCCAGCATTCCTGAGATGGAGGCGGAGTCAAAGATCAGACCAGTccacgaagaagaagacgacgaaGAGGACGACGACGAGGACCAGACCCCAAATGTCGACATTCCCCTGGGTAAACTCCAGGAGGGCTATGAACACGCTTCTGCCATGTTCTCTCCCCCTCCCTACTCTACCGACCGGCATTCTCCCACAAAGGTCGTCAGGGAAGGCCACGATCTCTTCATGACAAAAGCTGGTTCACCGCCGCCATCGTTCTCcactgggttcgagtcccactCGAGGCAGGACAGCGAGGAGCGATGTCTAAGCCCCGACGACAGCACCGTGAAGCTGGCCTCGCCTCCACATTCCGTACGTACGAGCGGGGGCTACTCCCCAACGGACGAGAAGCCCTTCAGGACGGAAGCTGTGGCCGATGACAAAGCTTCCTCCCAGAAAACAGATAAACCCATCGCCGTCTCAGACAACGCCTCCTTAATCGGCCTTCCAGGTGACAAGACGCCATCGGAAGCATCGGAAGGATCGCCCGAAGACagcgaagaggaagaggagcgctaCGCTAAAGAAGATCTTCAGCCTACTATCAAGGCCAAGCTGATGGAGGCAAAGGAAGGTTGCTTTTTGGATGAGGACTACGCCTTCGAGTCAAAACCGGCCGAAATAGAAACGGCGCCGAAGGGCTCGGACATGACCCGGGTGTCTTTCAACCAAGGGGACAAACCAAAACCGCAAATAATGTActctgatgatgaagaggaagatgaggacgaGAGAGAAGACGAGGTCCTCAGCGGGGTAGAGTCTAAGCCTTCGTCAACGGAGCAAAGCAACGCAGGCTTGGAATGTGAAAGCCCAGAGAAGGAAGACGTCGACGCTAAAGAGTCGGAGAAAAGTGttcatttcagtttgtttgacTTCCCAGAGAAGGAGGGCAAAGAAAAAGCGGCATATATAAGACAAGACACGCCGTACGTGCACGGAAAGACGTTCTCCTACAGCGACATTTACGACAGCAAAACGAGCTCAGTGGACTCCGACTCGTATCAGCAGGAGTCCGGAGGACAGACGGCGAAGGACGGTGAAGGACGCGAGCGTCAGTCGCCGATCAGAGACACGGTGTCAGAAAAGGAAGGCTTTGCTTATGGAGAAGAATCCTCCGCCTCATCGTGGCTCGACTCCAAGAGCACTGCTCATCCACCCGCCATTGAAAAAGAGGTCGAAGGAAGGACGTCTGAGGACGGGACGGGTAGCCCGTCGGACGACAGGCTTCAGGCCTCGTCCCGTTTAGACGGTCAATCGGACACGAAGACTCGGATAAGCCCCTCCTCCGTCTACACTGAGAAAGGAGCGCGCCTGGAGGTCGATATGACAAAGCTCACAGCAAGGGATGAGGAGGACTACGACGACGTTGACGAAGAGGACGAGATggaggacgatgaggaggaggaggaggaggaagatgatggcgCTGTTGATTCGGATATAGAGAAAGGTGCCATAGAGATGTCTGAGAAAGGCGTAAAAAGTCCAATGAGCGAAAGGCTCCTTTCAGATGAGCCTGAATGGATGGTTGCTCGGGGGGGTCACGGCTTTGAGAGGGAGGGGACGCCGAGTCTGAAAGAAAACGAGTCTAAACCAATCACAAAGACCGAGGACAGTTCTAAGACGGACAGCGGGAAGACGGTGGACGTAGGGGCTGCAGGTTCCGCCGCCCTCCCCTCGGCGTTGGAATGCTCACACGGAAGAGGCGGGAAAGAGTCCTCTTTCTCCAGTCAAGTGACGGACAAGAGTCGAGACGACGTCACCTTGAAATCGGAGGAAAGCTATTACCGAAACGACAGCGCCGATCAGACACCCGACCATCCAAGTAAGGAAGCAGCGGACACAAGCTTTCAACTCACAACCGCCGCTGCCGCGCCCGGATACTCCTCGTCTTCGGCCTACAGCTACTCCTCTTCCACCTCGGGCTCCCGATCCACCAGCCGCCAATTTGGGGAGGAGCTGGAAACGCCTGCTGAGCCTCTCTTCGAGTACTCCTCCTTTAAAGACGAACACCCGTCGGTCACGGAGTGTCCATTCTCCAGCGGCGCTGCTCCCATGGATGACTATCTGGAAGTGTCTGAAAAACGGACCACGGCCGGAACCGCAGTCGAGTCCGGCTCCAGCCTGGCCCCCTTCTCGCCCATGAGTCCGTTTGAGGAGATGAAGTCCTTCACCTCACTTTCCTCTACCGCCTTTGCCAAGGACACGAAGGAGCAAGGGACTTCATTGGGTGGAGACAAAAGCCCCAAGATGGAGTGCTTCTATAAGCCCAAATGGCCCGAGGGGTCAAAGGTGGACCCAGCTGTTGGCTTTGGGGCCTTGGCAGGACCGTTCTCTGAATCTGCAGACAAAGAGGCTGCCAGCGCTGCTCTGTTCGGCGTCACCTCCTCGCCGCGCCCAGACATAGAAGGCAAGCATTACTTTGAAGAGACCGACAGcagcgaagaggaggacgaagacgcGTACATGTGTGAGACGACTCGCAAGTCCCCTTCCGGCGTCCTGCCTGGAGGCGTCTCCACAGCCAGTGGCGTCCTCCCTGATGTCCTCGGGCCATACGTGCCTTCGCCTCCTCTCGCCGGCCAGCCGGACACCGCCAATGGTCCCACAGAGGTTAGTCCAAGGTCCCCCCTCCTTTCTGGAGCAGCAGCCAGTGGTGAATCCTCAGGTCCAGCTAAGGTGGAGTCCAGGGAGGGGACAACAGGTCACAAGGGCGCCTATGGGTGGGAGGTGTCAAAGCCCCAAATAGGCATGGTGCCAGGAGACTCCCCTCCCCACTACCGTCACGATGACGAGTTTGAGGAGGAGCGTGAAATGGAGCCCGAGCACCCGCCCCGCCCACTTTCACTCACGTCCCCCGGCCAGCCGCTGTGCACGCCTTTCTACACCGAGGAGTGCAGCCAAGGCGGGCAGTACGACGAAgacgacgaagacgaagacgacaGTGATCAGGATCTCGCTGGCGATGACCCCGCGGGAGCTTCTTACATAAGTCGCACCTCCCCCGggtactcctcctcctcggagggCAGGCAGCGCCAACACGACCTGTCGCCATCTTTTATCAACCCAATAACGCGCCATTTCTCCAGcgacgaggatgaggatgaggaggaagggtgCAGAAGTGACCAATCGCAGGGCGACGAGCGCAATTCATCAATAAAACGAGGGGCAAGCCAGTCGACCCGTCACCATGAGCCACAGAGCGGCTCCGCGCCCCCGGCTGGGGGCGTGTCAGCAGCGCTGGGGCTGGCcacagaggacacgccccccaCTTCTGTCAGTGAGTCTTTAGCTTCCCAGTCAGACTCTGATCTGCTTCCCGGCACTGAGGAGTACCCCCCCGCcgctgggggagggggcgtggACTCTGACGAGGAGGTAGACTACTTGCCTTGTGACAAATTAACTGCCACACGAGCGGGCAGCCATCGCGACCCTCCCCCCGCTCCCGCCGTggaccctcctcctccacccccacgCCCAGACGTGTGCATGGTGGATCCAGAGTCTTTGGATCAGGTCTCCGTGAAGAAagagctaaaggctaaaggctTTAAAAAAGGCCTGGGGAAGACCAAGTCGTCGTCTCCAGCCAGGCGCAAGAGGTCGCCCATGCCGGCGAAGCGGGCGGCGTCTCCTCGCAGCGCCTCGCTGAAGAAGAAGGAGGCCGACAAGAGCTCGCGCACGTCTCGCCTGTCAGACGGACAGGGCTCCAAGGACGACGACCTCTCCAGGTCGAGCTACAACCCCGGCAAGAGCCTGGTTAACGGGGTCAAGAGCAGCTCGG GTCCTCAGAAGTCCGGCTCCTCGGCTGCTCCCGGTCTTCCCATTTACGTGGACTTGGCCTACGTTCCCAACCACTGCAGCGCCAAGAACGTGGACCAGGAGTTTTTCAAGCGCATCCGCGCCGCGTACTACGTGGCGAGCGGTAACGACGGCGCGGGCGGCGAACCGAGCCGGGCCGTGCTCGACGCCCTGTTGGAGGGCAAAGCCCAGTGGGGGTCAAACCTACAG GTGACGCTGATCCCCACCCATGACACGGAGGTGACCCGGGACTGGTACCAGCAAACCCACGAGAGGCAGCAGGAGCTCAACGTCATGGTCCTGGCGTCCAGCAGCACCGTGGTCATGCAGGACGAGTCTTTCCCCGCCTGCAAGATCGAGTTTTAA